From the Ruminiclostridium josui JCM 17888 genome, one window contains:
- a CDS encoding electron transfer flavoprotein subunit beta/FixA family protein: MNIVVCIKQVPDTTEVRMNKETNTIIREGQKSIINPFDTYAIEESIRIREKLGGKVTAISMGIPSVEDLLKQAIALGVDEGVLLSDKAFAGADSLATAYTLSKGIMKNGKFDLIICGKQATDGDTAQVGPGLAEKLGIPHTTCVRKIEEIREGYIRCQRMNEDGYEIIEMPLPAVITVVKEINEPRLSSIKGIMRANKAKISVWNAEDINATKSLCGLSGSPTQVVDTFVPELNIKAEMIEGDSDQQAKKLVDKLLSMQLPVFK; this comes from the coding sequence TTGAACATCGTAGTATGTATTAAGCAAGTTCCAGATACAACCGAAGTAAGAATGAACAAAGAAACGAATACAATCATCAGAGAAGGCCAGAAATCCATAATTAACCCGTTTGATACTTATGCAATTGAGGAGAGTATACGGATAAGGGAAAAGTTGGGTGGAAAAGTTACGGCAATAAGTATGGGCATACCATCTGTTGAAGACTTGCTTAAACAAGCAATAGCATTGGGTGTTGACGAAGGTGTTTTGTTGAGCGATAAGGCGTTTGCAGGTGCGGATTCGCTTGCAACTGCCTATACACTTTCAAAGGGAATTATGAAGAACGGAAAATTTGATTTAATTATTTGCGGTAAGCAGGCAACAGACGGGGATACAGCACAGGTTGGTCCGGGTCTTGCTGAAAAACTAGGTATACCTCACACAACATGTGTAAGGAAAATTGAGGAAATCCGTGAAGGATATATCAGATGCCAGCGTATGAACGAGGATGGATATGAAATTATAGAGATGCCTTTGCCGGCAGTGATAACTGTTGTAAAGGAAATAAATGAACCAAGACTCTCGTCTATAAAAGGTATAATGAGGGCAAATAAAGCAAAAATTAGTGTTTGGAATGCGGAGGATATTAATGCCACTAAGTCATTATGCGGACTTAGCGGTTCACCGACACAGGTAGTGGACACTTTTGTTCCGGAACTTAATATAAAAGCTGAAATGATTGAAGGAGATTCTGATCAGCAGGCTAAAAAATTGGTAGACAAGTTGCTCTCTATGCAACTTCCTGTATTTAAATAG
- a CDS encoding carbohydrate-binding protein translates to MLKKVKKLSVLLVVCILVSMSGINTVFADYPIFYQRYTADPTGIEANGRLYLYCSHDVYNPNNPGYIMNDITCISTDDLKNWTDHGEVFKASGWASLSWAPSVVARNNKYYMYFANGGGSIGVAVSDSPAGPFKDALGKALVTGSTPGVNPPNGFWCFDPAAFIDDDGQAYLYFGGNGEGNTRVIKLNNDMISVNGSASKIVAPIFFEASLLHKYNGKYYFSYSTDFSKGAATIDYMMSDNPITGFQYKGTVLANPPSNEGNNNHHSIFSFKNNWYIAYHNRALAIANGAPSGDARTYQRSVCIDKITYNADGTMQKVNITKDGLTQLKYVNPYVVNEAETMAQEMGINTEACGEGGRNVCNIENGDWVKVSGVDFGSTGAASFEARVASATNGGNIEIRLDSVDGKLVGTCSVPGTGGWQTYTTKSCAVSGATGVHDLYLKFTGGSGYLFNVNTWKFNAQANKVVYGDLDGSGDINAIDFSLMKQYILGTITKFPSADGLAAADLDGNGAIDALDYVLLKEYLLGKRTQFPVEIK, encoded by the coding sequence ATGCTTAAAAAAGTTAAGAAATTGTCAGTTCTACTAGTTGTTTGTATACTGGTATCAATGTCAGGCATTAATACTGTATTTGCGGATTATCCGATTTTTTACCAGCGCTATACAGCTGATCCTACCGGAATTGAAGCCAACGGCAGACTGTATCTTTATTGCTCCCACGATGTATACAATCCGAATAACCCGGGTTATATCATGAATGATATAACTTGTATATCAACAGATGATTTGAAGAACTGGACGGACCACGGAGAGGTTTTCAAAGCATCCGGCTGGGCTTCATTGTCATGGGCTCCTTCAGTTGTAGCAAGGAACAATAAATACTATATGTATTTCGCTAATGGCGGCGGAAGTATAGGTGTTGCAGTGAGCGACAGTCCTGCTGGACCTTTTAAGGATGCACTTGGAAAAGCTCTTGTAACCGGAAGTACTCCCGGTGTAAATCCTCCTAACGGATTCTGGTGCTTTGATCCGGCCGCTTTTATAGATGATGACGGACAGGCTTATTTATATTTTGGCGGAAACGGTGAGGGAAATACAAGAGTAATTAAGCTTAACAATGATATGATTAGTGTTAACGGTTCTGCATCAAAGATTGTGGCTCCAATTTTCTTTGAAGCTTCATTACTTCACAAGTATAACGGAAAGTATTACTTCTCATATTCTACTGATTTTTCTAAGGGAGCTGCTACTATTGATTATATGATGAGCGACAACCCAATTACTGGATTCCAATATAAAGGAACAGTATTGGCAAATCCTCCATCCAATGAAGGCAATAACAACCATCATTCCATATTCTCATTTAAAAACAACTGGTACATAGCTTATCATAACAGAGCTCTTGCAATAGCTAACGGTGCTCCAAGCGGTGATGCAAGAACATACCAGAGAAGTGTGTGTATAGATAAAATAACATATAACGCAGACGGAACAATGCAGAAGGTCAATATTACAAAAGATGGACTTACACAATTAAAGTATGTAAATCCTTACGTTGTTAATGAAGCTGAAACAATGGCACAGGAAATGGGTATAAATACTGAGGCGTGCGGCGAAGGTGGCCGTAATGTATGCAATATCGAAAATGGAGACTGGGTAAAAGTAAGCGGTGTTGATTTTGGTTCTACGGGTGCTGCCTCATTTGAGGCAAGAGTTGCATCAGCAACCAATGGAGGTAATATAGAAATCCGTCTTGACAGTGTTGATGGAAAACTTGTTGGTACTTGTAGTGTTCCAGGAACCGGCGGTTGGCAGACTTACACAACAAAATCATGTGCAGTCAGCGGTGCAACAGGAGTACATGATCTCTATCTGAAATTCACAGGTGGAAGCGGATATTTGTTTAATGTAAATACATGGAAGTTTAATGCTCAAGCAAATAAAGTTGTATATGGAGATTTGGACGGAAGCGGAGACATAAATGCAATTGACTTTTCACTTATGAAGCAGTACATTCTTGGAACAATAACAAAATTCCCTTCTGCAGATGGACTTGCTGCTGCAGACTTGGATGGTAACGGTGCAATAGATGCACTTGACTATGTACTTTTAAAAGAGTACCTTCTTGGAAAAAGAACGCAGTTTCCCGTTGAAATTAAGTAG
- the recJ gene encoding single-stranded-DNA-specific exonuclease RecJ, producing MQKWILRNPKFDFKKMSKELGISELLCRIIVNRGIKDIDNARKYIKADLQGLNDPKLMKDMMKGVSIVKEKIKLNKKIRIIGDYDVDGVVSTYILYKALTRCGATVDYAIPHRILDGYGISNSLVENALNDGIDTIITCDNGIAAKEQIQFAKESGLTVIVTDHHDVPEIIPEADAIIDMKQADCQYPFKLLCGAGVAFKFAQVLYEQMCIPREAEAEFYEFVAIATVCDVVDLTEENRILVRQGLNAIADTKNIGLNALLKKTGIWGKNIGVYHLGFIIGPCINASGRLDWAMKGLKLLLTDDPQEAEVLAAELHDLNNERKSMTVKGVEETIETIENSDLKDDKVLVVYKPEIHESIAGIIAGKIREKYNVPTFILTKGENCVKGSGRSIEEYNMFEELSKCRELFTKFGGHPMAAGFSLDADKVDVLRERINSITTLTDDDLIPKIYIDAHIPLSAINLRTAEELNYLEPYGKGNTKPLFAEKNISVKRAAVFGNERKVLKLRLKSGNSFVDCVYFGNIDEFDSYVAQRYGNTELQNMYAGRDNKIKLDMIFNIDINEYNGYRNVQVVLQHYR from the coding sequence TTGCAAAAGTGGATATTAAGGAATCCTAAGTTTGATTTCAAGAAAATGTCAAAGGAATTGGGAATTAGCGAACTTCTTTGTAGAATTATTGTAAACAGAGGCATAAAGGATATAGATAATGCCAGAAAATACATAAAGGCTGATTTGCAAGGGTTAAACGATCCTAAACTAATGAAAGATATGATGAAAGGTGTTTCCATTGTTAAAGAAAAAATTAAGCTCAATAAAAAAATACGAATAATTGGCGACTACGATGTTGACGGTGTTGTAAGTACTTATATATTATATAAGGCCTTGACTAGGTGTGGGGCAACCGTTGACTATGCCATTCCTCACAGGATACTGGACGGATACGGTATAAGTAACAGCTTGGTTGAAAATGCTTTAAATGACGGAATTGATACAATTATTACCTGTGATAACGGTATTGCAGCAAAAGAACAGATACAATTTGCTAAAGAATCCGGCTTGACAGTAATAGTTACAGACCACCATGATGTACCTGAGATTATTCCTGAAGCTGATGCCATTATAGATATGAAGCAGGCAGATTGTCAGTATCCCTTTAAACTGCTTTGCGGGGCAGGAGTAGCGTTTAAATTTGCACAAGTACTATATGAGCAAATGTGTATTCCCAGGGAGGCGGAAGCGGAATTTTATGAGTTTGTAGCAATTGCAACTGTTTGTGATGTAGTTGATTTGACAGAAGAAAACAGGATTCTTGTAAGACAGGGCCTTAATGCAATAGCAGATACAAAAAATATAGGACTTAATGCACTTCTAAAAAAGACCGGAATATGGGGAAAAAATATCGGTGTATATCATCTCGGCTTTATAATAGGTCCGTGTATTAATGCATCAGGTAGGTTGGACTGGGCAATGAAGGGGCTGAAATTACTACTTACTGACGATCCACAGGAAGCAGAAGTTTTGGCAGCTGAATTACATGACCTGAATAATGAACGAAAATCCATGACTGTAAAAGGTGTGGAGGAGACCATTGAAACCATAGAAAACAGCGATTTAAAAGACGACAAGGTTTTGGTTGTATATAAGCCGGAAATTCATGAAAGTATTGCAGGTATCATTGCGGGTAAGATAAGAGAAAAATATAATGTTCCAACATTTATACTTACAAAGGGTGAGAATTGTGTAAAAGGCTCAGGTCGCTCTATAGAGGAATATAATATGTTCGAAGAGCTATCAAAATGTCGAGAACTATTTACGAAATTCGGGGGACATCCAATGGCAGCAGGATTTAGTCTGGATGCTGACAAAGTTGATGTTTTAAGAGAAAGGATAAACAGTATTACTACACTTACGGATGATGACCTTATCCCTAAAATATATATTGACGCACATATACCATTATCTGCAATAAATTTAAGAACGGCTGAAGAATTAAATTATTTAGAGCCATATGGAAAGGGAAACACAAAACCTTTGTTTGCAGAAAAAAATATATCAGTAAAGCGAGCCGCAGTATTCGGAAACGAAAGAAAAGTACTAAAGCTGAGATTGAAAAGCGGAAACAGTTTTGTTGACTGCGTTTACTTTGGAAATATTGATGAGTTCGATTCATACGTTGCTCAAAGGTATGGAAATACGGAGTTGCAAAACATGTATGCAGGACGGGACAATAAAATAAAGCTGGATATGATTTTTAACATTGATATCAATGAGTATAATGGCTATAGAAATGTACAAGTTGTTTTACAACATTACAGATAA
- the holA gene encoding DNA polymerase III subunit delta yields the protein MSFDILKKELKDNKLRNVYLFYGQEDYLIKYYMNTIADLIVNEETKELNYIYLEGKKDTETLIENCETMPVFSDKKIVISRNSGFFKSKKGGGDSSDKKSENNKLADYIENMPPYTCLIFVEQEVDKRIKLVNAVKKKGLVVEFAYQKPADLVKWVAKVFKSHKKTIDSIAASYIVENSEYSMTELLNEIDKIVNFIGDKQEISLEDVQSICTKTIKSRIFDLTDAVAEGNISKALKLLNDMAALKEPMQKVMYMIVRQIRMVYRMKLLKQQGMREDAAAKQMGLTPFVASKVLGLSRNMEIGILEKAMYYSLELDESIKTGKMADRTAIELLIASMK from the coding sequence ATGAGTTTTGATATTTTAAAAAAAGAATTAAAGGATAATAAACTGCGAAATGTATACCTCTTTTATGGTCAGGAAGATTATCTTATAAAATATTATATGAATACTATAGCTGACCTGATTGTTAATGAAGAAACCAAGGAATTAAATTATATATATCTTGAAGGAAAAAAAGATACGGAAACTCTTATTGAAAACTGTGAAACAATGCCTGTTTTCAGTGATAAAAAGATTGTTATTTCAAGAAATTCCGGCTTTTTCAAGTCCAAAAAAGGCGGAGGCGATAGTTCTGACAAGAAATCAGAAAATAATAAACTTGCAGACTATATTGAAAATATGCCTCCTTATACATGCCTCATATTTGTGGAACAAGAAGTAGACAAGAGGATAAAGCTGGTAAATGCTGTTAAGAAAAAAGGACTTGTTGTAGAGTTTGCTTATCAAAAACCTGCTGACCTTGTAAAATGGGTTGCAAAGGTCTTTAAAAGCCATAAAAAAACAATAGATTCTATTGCAGCATCTTATATAGTTGAGAACAGCGAATATTCCATGACAGAACTGCTGAACGAAATTGACAAAATAGTGAATTTTATTGGAGATAAACAGGAGATATCTCTAGAGGATGTTCAGTCAATATGTACGAAAACTATAAAAAGCAGGATTTTTGACCTTACAGATGCAGTAGCAGAAGGAAACATTTCAAAAGCACTAAAACTGTTAAATGATATGGCTGCTTTGAAGGAGCCAATGCAAAAAGTAATGTACATGATTGTAAGACAAATAAGAATGGTTTACAGAATGAAATTACTTAAGCAACAGGGGATGAGAGAGGATGCAGCAGCAAAGCAAATGGGATTAACACCTTTTGTTGCCTCAAAAGTCCTAGGATTAAGCAGGAATATGGAAATAGGTATTTTGGAAAAGGCCATGTATTACAGCCTTGAATTGGATGAGTCTATAAAAACGGGGAAAATGGCTGATAGAACGGCGATTGAACTTCTCATAGCCTCAATGAAGTAA
- a CDS encoding DNA internalization-related competence protein ComEC/Rec2 — MNIKRPLCLFTVSFTLGILLVSSIGLNPFLLISSIMLLSIICFFKKLGNLKNVIFISLSFFIMGGMLFYNAEYRYTGSFNSYYDNPIEVRGFIDSEVQNSEDGKSNFILQTESVIYKNKTFKVKNKIMVYVNNFNIKIGYRTKIGFTGVVEKPKPATNPGGFDYRRYLASIGISGRIYLQGTSDIQVTGQKGGGYLHRIGYAIKNKVLDIISYSLDKNQAGLLEGMLIGYKDGLDENAFTAFSKAGLTHIMVASGMNVAFIILPFTFIFKKLRLSSFKANIITIFVLVLFVFVTGFSASVVRAVIMGIIILAGRIIMREPEIYTSISASALILLIINPYTLFDIGFQLSFGATLSLVMFYPQIKSFTECKYIPNIISDTLAATIAAQLGVIPITLYYFNNFSTFSIISNILVVPLVEFVTIIGFIMVFAGLLNIYLAVIIGYINNTFLSFILFVTEVTSKIPFALLKLPTPSLGMVLFYYLLIIYIFKARNYFKAKKYTKHLKIAIIMLIIILFGGRALLPKPLEITFLDVGQGDSTYIRTAHGKKILIDGGGREANSKSKFDIGESVMVPYILDRGTKRVDIVIASHGHSDHTEGLEAVLRELSVGTVIVPETDGRGFEKIKKICKEKNIPVLKCKQGDIINLDKETVFEVLNPLPYKLDTLAQEDLNESSLVLKLVYKNVKVLLTGDSGIPSEERMLKQGLDLKADIIKVGHHGSPGSSSNDYIMAVKPKYGVVSVGRNNFGHPSQFVIDILEKNGAKLFRTDENGAVIATSYGNGFNISLMMP; from the coding sequence TTGAATATCAAAAGACCGCTCTGTCTATTTACTGTGTCCTTTACTTTGGGGATACTTCTCGTTAGCAGTATCGGATTGAACCCATTTCTTTTAATTTCTTCAATCATGCTGTTATCTATAATCTGTTTTTTTAAAAAACTTGGCAATTTAAAAAACGTAATTTTTATCTCCCTTTCTTTTTTTATTATGGGTGGAATGCTTTTCTATAATGCAGAATATCGATATACCGGAAGCTTTAATTCATATTATGATAATCCCATAGAAGTAAGAGGTTTTATTGATAGCGAAGTACAGAATTCGGAAGATGGAAAGTCAAATTTTATTTTGCAAACGGAATCCGTAATTTATAAAAATAAGACATTCAAGGTAAAAAATAAGATAATGGTTTATGTAAACAATTTTAATATAAAAATTGGATACAGAACGAAAATTGGCTTTACGGGAGTTGTTGAAAAACCAAAGCCTGCAACCAATCCTGGAGGTTTTGACTATAGAAGGTATCTGGCATCTATAGGAATTTCAGGACGAATATATTTACAGGGTACATCAGATATTCAGGTTACTGGTCAAAAGGGCGGAGGCTACTTACATAGAATAGGATATGCAATAAAAAATAAAGTTCTAGACATAATCAGTTATTCTCTGGATAAAAACCAAGCAGGACTGTTGGAGGGTATGCTCATCGGGTATAAGGACGGCTTGGATGAAAATGCCTTTACAGCATTCAGTAAAGCCGGACTTACTCACATCATGGTAGCGTCAGGAATGAATGTAGCATTTATAATTCTTCCATTTACTTTTATTTTTAAAAAGCTGAGATTAAGCAGTTTTAAAGCAAACATAATTACTATTTTTGTACTTGTATTATTTGTATTTGTGACGGGTTTTTCAGCTTCGGTAGTCAGGGCGGTTATTATGGGAATAATTATATTGGCAGGCAGAATTATAATGCGGGAACCGGAAATATATACAAGTATTTCAGCCTCGGCACTTATTTTACTGATAATTAATCCATATACACTATTTGATATAGGATTTCAGCTTTCATTTGGTGCAACACTATCACTTGTTATGTTCTATCCCCAGATTAAATCCTTTACAGAGTGTAAATACATTCCAAATATAATTTCAGATACTCTTGCAGCAACAATTGCAGCCCAGTTAGGAGTTATACCAATTACATTATATTATTTTAACAACTTTTCAACATTTTCTATTATTTCTAACATTCTAGTTGTGCCCTTGGTTGAATTTGTAACAATAATAGGCTTTATTATGGTTTTCGCAGGTTTACTTAATATATATCTTGCGGTTATTATCGGATATATTAACAACACATTTCTATCCTTCATATTATTTGTCACTGAAGTTACTTCTAAAATACCATTTGCGTTGTTAAAATTGCCTACACCATCACTGGGAATGGTTCTATTTTACTATTTGCTTATAATTTACATATTTAAAGCCAGGAATTATTTTAAAGCCAAAAAATACACAAAACACCTTAAAATAGCAATAATTATGCTGATAATTATTTTATTCGGAGGTAGAGCATTATTACCTAAACCCCTTGAAATAACATTTTTAGATGTTGGTCAAGGTGACAGCACATATATAAGAACAGCTCATGGTAAAAAAATATTAATTGATGGAGGAGGGCGTGAAGCAAACTCGAAATCTAAGTTTGATATAGGTGAGTCAGTTATGGTACCATATATTCTTGACAGAGGGACGAAAAGGGTTGATATTGTCATTGCTTCCCACGGACACTCTGACCATACCGAGGGGCTTGAGGCAGTGCTTAGGGAGCTGTCTGTGGGGACAGTTATAGTACCTGAAACTGATGGACGGGGATTTGAGAAGATAAAAAAAATATGTAAAGAAAAAAATATTCCAGTACTTAAGTGTAAGCAAGGAGATATAATTAATCTTGATAAGGAAACGGTATTTGAAGTATTAAACCCGCTGCCTTATAAATTAGACACTCTTGCCCAAGAGGATTTGAATGAAAGCTCATTAGTGCTAAAATTAGTTTATAAGAATGTAAAAGTTTTGCTTACAGGTGACAGTGGAATTCCTTCAGAGGAAAGAATGTTAAAACAAGGTCTGGATTTAAAAGCGGACATAATAAAAGTAGGACATCATGGTTCTCCAGGTTCTTCTAGTAATGATTACATAATGGCGGTCAAACCAAAATATGGAGTTGTTTCAGTAGGAAGAAATAATTTTGGACATCCAAGCCAATTTGTTATTGATATACTTGAAAAAAATGGAGCAAAACTTTTTAGGACAGACGAAAACGGAGCAGTTATCGCAACTAGCTATGGGAACGGGTTTAACATTAGCTTAATGATGCCATAA
- a CDS encoding C40 family peptidase translates to MTGKITKVLVGCIFAFSLVLVCSAAMAASQSAQISGTNVNVRKEPNTSASIITKLSNKRVSVLDKSSGWYKISFDGKTGWVIDDYIKVVTTKGSINANGVNFRESASTSSKVISSLKKGTEVQILDTLTGWHKVKVGSKVGYVSKEFVSSAANSTKTSRSTEAATIVSDEDDSLVGRIIAYAKKFIGVKYVYGGKSPSGFDCSGYVGYVYKNFGISLNSSASSMYSNGTKVSKTALRAGDLLFFDASSRKSTGDIDHVGIYLGNNQFIHASTSNGKVLIQSLSEYRGTFIGAKRVI, encoded by the coding sequence ATGACAGGTAAGATTACCAAGGTACTTGTCGGTTGTATTTTTGCCTTTTCGCTTGTGTTGGTATGTTCTGCTGCTATGGCTGCTTCGCAGTCAGCCCAGATTAGCGGTACTAACGTCAATGTAAGAAAAGAGCCCAATACTTCTGCAAGTATCATCACTAAACTTTCTAATAAGAGAGTTTCAGTGCTTGATAAGTCTAGCGGTTGGTACAAGATTTCTTTTGATGGAAAGACTGGTTGGGTAATTGATGACTACATAAAAGTTGTAACCACAAAAGGAAGTATTAATGCTAATGGTGTCAATTTCAGAGAAAGTGCCAGTACAAGTAGTAAAGTAATTAGTTCTCTAAAAAAAGGAACAGAAGTACAAATACTGGATACACTTACTGGATGGCACAAGGTTAAAGTAGGTTCAAAGGTTGGATACGTTTCAAAAGAATTTGTTTCTTCAGCAGCGAATTCAACAAAAACTTCCCGTTCTACGGAAGCTGCAACTATTGTCAGCGATGAGGATGATTCTCTAGTTGGCAGGATAATTGCATATGCAAAAAAGTTTATTGGTGTAAAGTATGTTTATGGTGGGAAGAGCCCAAGCGGCTTTGATTGCTCTGGCTATGTTGGCTACGTATACAAGAATTTTGGTATTAGCCTTAACAGTTCAGCATCAAGTATGTACTCAAATGGTACAAAAGTTTCTAAGACAGCTTTAAGAGCTGGTGATTTATTGTTCTTTGATGCTTCTTCCAGAAAATCGACTGGCGATATAGACCATGTAGGTATTTACTTAGGTAATAACCAATTTATTCATGCATCAACTTCCAATGGAAAAGTGCTTATTCAGAGTTTATCTGAATATCGGGGAACTTTTATTGGTGCAAAAAGAGTGATTTAA
- a CDS encoding GNAT family N-acetyltransferase yields the protein MLKIDILCDDLRIKNIKYESIENIYSIYKNTDSFKYATGVNNFISFDVFSSQLFKFISQNNVFFLDIFLEKKDSLCSSKSIGLVKGALNVEENILWINSIAIDLPYQSKGYGKKVVSTLENYFKNSYNVNTICLSVSKNNMSGVKFWEKCGYSEYEFDSTYDLHKITDHALIMWKKV from the coding sequence ATGCTAAAGATAGATATATTGTGTGATGATTTGCGTATAAAAAATATTAAATATGAAAGTATTGAAAATATATATTCAATATACAAAAATACAGATAGTTTCAAATATGCAACGGGAGTTAATAATTTTATAAGCTTTGATGTATTTTCCAGTCAGCTTTTTAAGTTTATATCTCAAAATAATGTGTTCTTTTTAGATATTTTCCTTGAAAAGAAGGATTCTTTATGTAGCAGCAAATCTATAGGTCTGGTTAAAGGTGCTTTAAATGTAGAGGAAAATATACTTTGGATAAATTCAATAGCTATTGATTTGCCCTACCAATCTAAAGGTTATGGTAAAAAAGTTGTTAGTACTCTGGAGAATTATTTTAAGAATTCATACAATGTAAATACTATTTGCCTTTCGGTAAGCAAAAATAATATGTCTGGTGTAAAATTTTGGGAGAAATGTGGTTATTCCGAATATGAATTTGACTCAACTTATGATTTACACAAAATAACTGATCATGCCCTGATCATGTGGAAGAAAGTGTAA
- a CDS encoding aspartyl-phosphate phosphatase Spo0E family protein, with the protein MQTNIYTLNKEVECLKQQLYDLLDNEPWAEHDILRISERLDDLILQFYSLN; encoded by the coding sequence ATGCAAACAAACATTTATACACTTAACAAAGAAGTCGAGTGTCTTAAGCAGCAGCTCTATGATTTGTTGGACAACGAACCATGGGCAGAACACGACATTCTTAGGATTAGTGAAAGATTAGATGACTTAATTTTGCAATTTTACAGTTTAAATTAG
- a CDS encoding MarR family winged helix-turn-helix transcriptional regulator, translating into MNPETENSLLIVDELFRKLFDKYNKLESKKFFSKTLDDLTVIEINTIVVIGHGEEDKKMSEIANTLGVTFGTPTVTVDRLIKKGYVIRRRDNEDRRRVFISLSETGKDVFKSITTIRNILAEKIYGILSEDDRKALINILSSLNSHFDDIFSFKSK; encoded by the coding sequence ATGAACCCAGAAACAGAAAATAGTTTACTTATTGTGGATGAACTATTTAGGAAACTTTTTGATAAGTACAATAAACTTGAAAGTAAGAAATTTTTTAGCAAAACACTTGATGATCTTACTGTTATTGAAATCAATACAATAGTTGTTATAGGCCACGGTGAAGAAGATAAGAAAATGTCCGAGATTGCCAATACTCTAGGGGTAACCTTTGGAACTCCAACTGTAACTGTTGACAGACTTATAAAAAAAGGTTATGTCATAAGAAGGCGTGATAATGAAGACAGAAGACGAGTTTTTATTTCTCTTTCTGAAACCGGGAAGGATGTTTTTAAATCAATCACTACAATTAGGAATATACTTGCTGAAAAAATATACGGTATCCTTAGTGAAGACGACAGAAAAGCACTGATTAATATACTTTCATCACTTAATTCACACTTTGATGATATTTTTTCTTTTAAAAGTAAGTAG